The Terriglobia bacterium genome has a window encoding:
- a CDS encoding alkaline phosphatase family protein: MKTRLTRTCAVLALVLVLGPLCFSSAYDARPRLVVVVVVDQLRGDLLERFHDKFGSNGFRLLMDRGAYFANCDFDYADTRTAPGHATLLTGAYPNGHGIMSNLWWDPQLAKMITPIQDAATKLVGREGRGVSPKNLLASTLGDELKLATDGRARVFTISLKEYAAVLAAGHAADGAYWIADSDGAWVTSSYYRSNLPKWVSDFNASGRADKYWNQEWKDAAGKVLGRTDRKAGDFYHVVGASPFSADYELEFARELMVNEKLGSGPNTDLLVISLSGFDLQGHATGPDSPEIAAEAMALDRQLGDFFSFVGQRLGLANVWIALSADHGVAPMPEHTKELRAADTVRYDGRKMLEEINRQLSAKLTPGRSTQFVVGFDPPTFFLNREAFPNRDDEQAAEAMVGQLAEKLGMRGYFTRAQLARGEVPATEIGRIHLHSFSPIPSWFVMTMPPVFAVADAGRSTDHGSPYSYDRHVPLALFGFPFVPGTYRTHSEPVDLAPTLASLLGINAPTHSVGRVLTEALQREGGR; encoded by the coding sequence ATGAAAACCCGCCTCACGCGCACCTGTGCTGTTCTGGCACTCGTCCTGGTGCTGGGTCCCCTGTGTTTCTCCTCGGCGTACGACGCACGGCCGAGGCTGGTGGTGGTGGTGGTCGTGGACCAGCTCCGCGGCGACCTGCTGGAGCGCTTCCACGACAAGTTCGGGTCGAACGGATTCCGCCTGCTGATGGATCGCGGGGCCTACTTCGCGAACTGTGATTTCGACTACGCGGACACACGCACCGCACCGGGGCACGCCACGCTGCTGACCGGGGCCTACCCCAACGGACACGGGATCATGTCGAACCTCTGGTGGGACCCGCAGCTCGCCAAGATGATCACGCCAATCCAGGACGCAGCTACGAAGCTGGTAGGGCGCGAGGGACGCGGCGTTTCACCCAAGAACCTGCTGGCGTCCACGCTGGGGGACGAGCTCAAGCTCGCCACCGACGGCAGGGCGCGAGTGTTCACCATCTCGCTGAAGGAATATGCCGCGGTTCTGGCCGCAGGCCACGCGGCCGATGGCGCCTACTGGATAGCAGACTCGGACGGCGCCTGGGTGACTTCCTCCTACTACCGGTCCAATCTGCCGAAATGGGTCAGCGACTTCAACGCATCCGGACGCGCCGACAAGTATTGGAACCAGGAATGGAAAGACGCCGCGGGGAAGGTGCTCGGGCGCACCGACCGGAAGGCTGGCGACTTCTATCATGTGGTCGGAGCGTCGCCGTTCTCGGCCGATTACGAGCTGGAGTTCGCGCGCGAGCTGATGGTCAACGAGAAGCTGGGGTCGGGGCCGAACACCGATCTGCTCGTCATCAGCCTCTCGGGATTCGATCTCCAGGGGCACGCCACCGGGCCGGACTCGCCGGAGATCGCCGCCGAGGCGATGGCCCTCGACCGGCAGCTCGGCGATTTCTTCTCCTTCGTCGGGCAGCGGCTGGGGCTGGCGAACGTCTGGATCGCGCTCTCGGCGGACCATGGCGTGGCACCCATGCCCGAGCACACGAAAGAGCTGCGCGCCGCGGATACGGTCCGCTACGACGGACGCAAGATGCTGGAGGAGATCAACCGGCAGCTCTCGGCCAAGCTCACGCCGGGCCGCAGCACACAGTTCGTGGTGGGCTTCGACCCGCCGACCTTCTTCCTCAACCGCGAGGCGTTCCCCAACCGCGACGACGAGCAGGCCGCCGAGGCCATGGTCGGACAGCTCGCCGAAAAGCTCGGCATGCGCGGATACTTCACGCGCGCGCAACTGGCGCGCGGCGAGGTCCCGGCTACCGAGATCGGACGCATCCACCTGCACAGCTTCAGCCCCATCCCGAGCTGGTTCGTGATGACCATGCCTCCGGTGTTCGCAGTCGCGGATGCAGGCCGCAGCACCGATCACGGCTCACCCTACTCCTACGACCGGCACGTGCCGCTGGCGCTGTTCGGCTTCCCTTTCGTGCCCGGCACCTATCGCACGCACAGCGAGCCCGTGGACCTGGCGCCGACGCTGGCGTCGCTGCTGGGCATCAACGCGCCCACGCACTCGGTCGGACGCGTGCTGACCGAAGCGCTTCAGAGGGAGGGCGGACGATGA
- a CDS encoding dihydroorotate dehydrogenase, translating into MSAPQQQPNLPDLSVSFCGIRFKNPVIAASGTFGYGVEFEDIVNLDKLGGFVVKGLSKEPMPGNPPPRMFETAAGMLNSIGLQNMGARAFVEEKLPLLRKIKGAVVIANVFGYTREDYETTIRILNEGEGIAAYELNVSCPNTKRGGIMIGSDPVLLEEVVASAKNAADRPLIVKLSPNVTSIPQMARAAENAGADAISLVNTFVALAIDAETRKPRISNVTAGLSGPAIKPIALRMVYEAAHSVDIPVLGIGGITTAVDVVEFLLAGAAAIEVGTANYFDPCATEKIVDGLRNWCIEHRVDKITDLIGGLQT; encoded by the coding sequence ATGAGCGCCCCGCAGCAGCAGCCGAACCTCCCCGACCTGAGCGTGAGCTTCTGCGGCATCCGTTTCAAGAACCCGGTGATCGCCGCCAGCGGAACCTTCGGGTACGGGGTGGAGTTCGAGGACATCGTCAACCTCGACAAGCTGGGCGGGTTCGTGGTGAAGGGCCTGTCGAAGGAGCCGATGCCGGGCAATCCGCCGCCGCGCATGTTCGAGACCGCCGCCGGCATGCTGAACTCCATCGGCTTGCAGAACATGGGGGCGCGCGCGTTCGTCGAGGAGAAGCTGCCGCTGCTGCGCAAGATCAAGGGCGCGGTGGTGATCGCCAACGTTTTCGGTTACACGCGCGAGGATTACGAAACCACCATCCGCATCCTGAACGAGGGCGAAGGCATCGCCGCCTACGAGCTGAACGTTTCCTGTCCCAACACCAAACGCGGCGGGATCATGATCGGCAGCGACCCGGTGCTGTTGGAGGAAGTGGTGGCCAGCGCGAAGAACGCCGCCGACCGTCCGCTGATCGTGAAGCTCTCGCCCAACGTGACCAGCATCCCGCAGATGGCGCGCGCGGCGGAGAACGCCGGCGCCGACGCCATCTCGCTGGTCAACACCTTTGTCGCCCTGGCCATCGACGCGGAAACGCGCAAGCCGCGCATCTCCAACGTGACCGCCGGGCTGAGCGGGCCGGCCATCAAGCCCATCGCGCTGCGCATGGTGTACGAGGCGGCGCACTCGGTGGACATTCCGGTGCTCGGCATCGGCGGCATCACCACCGCGGTGGACGTGGTGGAGTTCCTGCTCGCCGGCGCGGCGGCGATCGAGGTGGGAACCGCCAACTACTTCGATCCCTGCGCCACGGAGAAGATCGTGGACGGGCTGCGCAACTGGTGCATCGAGCACCGCGTGGACAAGATCACCGACCTGATCGGCGGCCTGCAAACCTAG
- a CDS encoding MBL fold metallo-hydrolase, whose protein sequence is MALRIAVLASGSKGNSTLIASTRTRILVDCGLSCREIFRRLHEAGEDPHQLDAILISHEHSDHLGGLPVLARKTRASVFMTGPANDAWARDCDDSDLDRLELFSAGRRFTVGDIEVTPFTIPHDAADPVAFTFRAEGVKAGIVTDLGYIPTSVREHVRGCDVLMIESNHDLEMLRGGPYPWAVKQRVMSRVGHLSNDALAEFFANDYDGNASFVVLAHLSEQNNHPEIARRSAESALQPRRNLLHNRLMLAAQHCVLDPIRL, encoded by the coding sequence ATGGCGCTTCGAATCGCGGTGCTGGCCAGCGGGAGCAAGGGCAACAGCACACTCATCGCCAGCACCCGGACGCGCATTCTGGTGGACTGCGGCCTTTCCTGCCGTGAGATCTTCCGCCGCCTGCACGAAGCAGGCGAAGATCCGCACCAGCTCGACGCCATCCTCATCTCGCACGAGCACTCCGACCATCTTGGCGGCCTGCCCGTGCTGGCGCGCAAGACCAGGGCGTCGGTGTTCATGACCGGCCCGGCGAACGACGCCTGGGCACGCGACTGCGACGATTCCGATCTGGACCGCCTGGAACTTTTCTCCGCGGGACGCCGCTTCACCGTCGGCGACATCGAGGTGACGCCCTTCACCATCCCGCACGACGCCGCCGATCCCGTAGCCTTCACTTTTCGCGCCGAGGGCGTAAAGGCAGGCATCGTTACCGACCTGGGATACATCCCAACCAGTGTGCGCGAACACGTCCGCGGTTGCGATGTGCTGATGATCGAATCCAACCACGACCTGGAGATGCTGCGCGGGGGACCGTATCCCTGGGCGGTGAAACAGCGCGTGATGTCGCGGGTGGGACATCTCTCCAATGACGCACTCGCGGAATTTTTTGCGAACGACTATGATGGAAATGCATCGTTCGTCGTGCTGGCGCATCTTTCGGAGCAGAACAATCATCCGGAGATCGCCCGGCGCAGCGCAGAATCCGCCCTGCAACCGCGCCGGAATCTGCTGCATAACCGGCTGATGCTGGCGGCGCAGCATTGCGTGCTGGACCCGATCCGGCTGTGA
- a CDS encoding 3-hydroxybutyryl-CoA dehydrogenase, whose translation MDIKTAGVVGAGTMGNGIAHVFSKSGYNVILCDVEQRFLDRALDTINKNMEREVAKQKLTAEDKAASLKRIRPVLDRKELAAADFVVEAATEKFEIKAQLFRELDQILRPGIILSSNTSSISITKLAALTKRADLVIGMHFFNPVPMMKLVEVIRGLATSNETFNAVFELAKKLDKTPVEVNDAPGFVANRVLMPLLNEAMYAVMEGVATPEAVDEVFKLGMAHPMGPLTLADFIGLDVCLDIMRVMHENLGDPKYRPCPLLIKYVDAGWLGRKSGRGFYKY comes from the coding sequence ATGGACATCAAGACGGCTGGCGTGGTCGGCGCCGGGACTATGGGCAACGGCATCGCCCACGTGTTCTCCAAGAGCGGCTATAACGTCATCCTGTGCGACGTGGAACAGCGGTTTCTGGACCGCGCACTCGATACCATCAACAAGAACATGGAGCGCGAGGTGGCCAAACAGAAGCTCACGGCCGAGGACAAAGCCGCGTCGCTCAAGCGCATCCGCCCGGTGCTCGACCGCAAGGAGCTGGCGGCGGCGGATTTCGTCGTCGAGGCAGCGACGGAAAAGTTCGAGATCAAGGCCCAGCTCTTCCGCGAACTCGACCAGATCCTCCGGCCGGGGATCATCCTGTCGTCAAACACCTCTTCTATCTCCATCACCAAGCTGGCGGCACTCACCAAGCGCGCCGACCTGGTTATCGGGATGCACTTCTTCAATCCGGTCCCGATGATGAAGCTGGTGGAGGTGATCCGCGGCCTGGCGACCTCGAACGAAACCTTTAACGCCGTGTTCGAACTGGCCAAGAAACTCGACAAGACGCCGGTCGAGGTCAACGACGCACCCGGCTTCGTCGCCAACCGCGTGCTCATGCCTCTGCTGAACGAAGCCATGTACGCCGTGATGGAAGGCGTGGCCACGCCGGAGGCGGTGGACGAGGTGTTCAAGCTGGGCATGGCGCACCCCATGGGGCCGCTCACGCTGGCTGATTTCATCGGGCTTGACGTCTGCCTGGACATCATGCGCGTGATGCACGAAAACCTGGGCGACCCTAAGTACCGTCCCTGCCCGCTGCTGATCAAGTACGTGGACGCGGGCTGGCTGGGCCGCAAATCCGGCCGCGGGTTCTACAAGTACTGA
- a CDS encoding FHA domain-containing protein, giving the protein MAKLALKFEEKVLKEITLGQGLVTIGRTPDNTVQIDNLAVSGHHAKIYWETDHYVIEDNNSLNGTFVNNRKITKQALADGDAVLIGKHTLAFKDEWHEDAPTGHTMAEVATKPVPKMEATMVLDTKKAKEMMAQMRAGGAPAAAPAAGSGAGSAYQAPPPPPPPMKERVGSLSVISGKTDQPSYTLTGKMTVIGKSEMASIKLRGWFKPQVAAAINRSEGRYMISASERKIVVKVNGQAISGQFQLNDGDIVEVSGVQMTFGYAD; this is encoded by the coding sequence ATGGCAAAACTCGCTCTGAAGTTCGAAGAAAAGGTCCTGAAGGAGATCACGCTCGGCCAAGGCCTGGTCACCATCGGACGGACGCCTGACAACACGGTGCAGATCGACAATCTTGCCGTCTCCGGGCACCACGCCAAGATCTACTGGGAAACCGACCACTACGTCATCGAGGACAACAACAGCCTTAACGGCACGTTCGTGAATAACCGCAAGATCACCAAGCAGGCGCTGGCGGACGGCGATGCCGTGCTGATCGGCAAGCACACGCTGGCTTTCAAGGACGAGTGGCACGAGGACGCGCCCACCGGGCACACCATGGCCGAGGTCGCGACCAAGCCCGTGCCCAAGATGGAAGCCACCATGGTGCTCGACACCAAGAAGGCCAAGGAGATGATGGCCCAGATGCGCGCCGGCGGAGCGCCCGCAGCGGCTCCCGCCGCCGGCTCCGGTGCGGGATCGGCTTACCAGGCGCCTCCGCCTCCCCCGCCACCGATGAAGGAGCGCGTGGGCAGTCTCAGCGTCATCTCCGGCAAGACCGACCAGCCCAGCTACACCCTGACCGGCAAGATGACGGTGATCGGGAAGTCCGAGATGGCGTCCATCAAGCTGAGGGGCTGGTTCAAACCCCAGGTGGCCGCCGCCATCAACCGCAGTGAAGGCAGATACATGATCTCGGCCTCGGAGAGAAAGATCGTGGTCAAGGTCAACGGTCAGGCCATCAGCGGCCAGTTCCAGCTCAACGACGGCGACATCGTCGAGGTTTCCGGCGTGCAGATGACCTTCGGCTACGCCGATTAG
- a CDS encoding Stp1/IreP family PP2C-type Ser/Thr phosphatase, with protein MSLAVQVAGKSDLGCIRTNNEDNFGYDTRCGIFVVCDGMGGAASGEVASKLGVDTVLNYFRQHAKNGLFPSFGKQFEGVSKRANALASAVQLANAEIFESAGKNKEHAGMGSTVVAVAVKGNFFSIVNVGDSRIYLVRGGEIRQLTNDHSLVMEQVRRGLITMEEAESSTIQNIIIRALGSEETVEPDVDDLMAMPGDVLMLASDGLTKHVKDPKILQIVQSAPTLDKACDELISAAKDDGGDDNITCVLLRLVQQSWWRSIFPGGAHKWQNSL; from the coding sequence ATGAGCCTTGCTGTCCAGGTAGCCGGAAAGAGCGATTTGGGGTGCATCCGCACCAACAACGAAGACAACTTCGGCTACGATACCCGCTGCGGGATCTTTGTCGTCTGCGACGGCATGGGCGGTGCGGCTTCGGGCGAAGTGGCCAGTAAGCTGGGGGTCGATACGGTGCTGAATTATTTCCGCCAGCACGCCAAGAACGGCCTGTTCCCGTCCTTCGGCAAACAGTTCGAGGGGGTTTCGAAGCGCGCCAATGCGCTGGCCAGCGCCGTGCAACTCGCCAATGCCGAGATCTTCGAGAGCGCCGGCAAGAACAAGGAACATGCCGGCATGGGGTCGACCGTGGTGGCGGTCGCCGTGAAGGGGAATTTCTTTTCCATCGTGAACGTCGGCGACAGCCGCATCTACCTGGTTCGCGGCGGCGAGATCCGCCAGCTCACCAACGACCACTCGCTGGTGATGGAACAGGTGCGCCGCGGGCTGATCACGATGGAAGAAGCCGAGTCCTCGACCATCCAGAACATCATCATCCGCGCGCTGGGCTCGGAGGAGACGGTGGAGCCCGACGTGGACGACCTGATGGCCATGCCCGGTGACGTCCTCATGCTGGCCAGCGATGGCCTCACCAAGCACGTGAAGGACCCCAAGATCCTGCAGATCGTGCAGTCTGCCCCCACGCTCGACAAAGCGTGCGACGAGCTTATCAGCGCCGCCAAGGACGACGGCGGCGACGACAACATCACCTGCGTGCTTTTGCGCCTGGTGCAGCAGTCCTGGTGGCGCAGCATCTTTCCCGGAGGAGCCCACAAATGGCAAAACTCGCTCTGA
- a CDS encoding F0F1 ATP synthase subunit epsilon, translating to MAETFELEIVTPDKKVVSDTAEEIQIPGKNGYLGILPGHAPLITELAVGEISYRKEGATEHLSVAWGFAEVLPDKVTILAETAERAQDIDIERAQEQRDRAEQYLKSGDPNIDYPRALNALQRAETRLAVAAKRHS from the coding sequence ATGGCCGAGACCTTCGAACTCGAGATCGTCACGCCGGACAAGAAGGTGGTCAGCGACACCGCCGAGGAGATCCAGATCCCCGGCAAGAACGGCTACTTGGGCATCCTGCCCGGGCACGCGCCGCTGATCACCGAGCTGGCCGTCGGCGAGATCTCCTACCGCAAAGAAGGAGCTACGGAGCACCTGTCGGTCGCCTGGGGATTCGCCGAGGTATTGCCGGATAAAGTCACCATCCTGGCCGAGACCGCCGAGCGCGCCCAGGACATCGACATCGAGCGCGCCCAGGAGCAGCGCGACCGCGCCGAGCAGTACCTGAAATCGGGCGATCCCAACATCGATTACCCGCGCGCCCTCAACGCGCTGCAGCGCGCCGAGACCCGCCTGGCGGTGGCCGCCAAGCGCCATTCCTGA